A part of Oncorhynchus kisutch isolate 150728-3 linkage group LG2, Okis_V2, whole genome shotgun sequence genomic DNA contains:
- the LOC109867252 gene encoding aryl hydrocarbon receptor — protein sequence MLSNAGVYAVKKRKKPVQKTKKTPAPEVVKSNPSKRHRDRLNGELDRLTGLLPFPEDVCSRLDKLSVLRLSVGYLKVKSFFKATMKKSSVLFPSGNGLNINGMEATTFSKGDLLLQALNGFVLVVTAEGHVFYASPTIQDYLGFHQSDVVHQSVFELIHTDDRAMFRRQLHFALNPKPFDPEQGGDGMASSSDITRNIVTYNPEQLPPENSSFLERNFVCRFRCLLDNSSGFLALNFQGRLKFLHAQSMLGDDGTRSQPNLGLFTIATPVQNPSILEIRTKTIFFQTKHKLDFTPMGVDARGKVVLGYSEMELCMRGSGYQFIHAADMMYCADNHVRMIKTGESGLTTFRLLQKTGCWVWVQANARLVYKGGRPDFIIARQRALLNSEGEEHLHQRKMQLPFSFTTGEALLYETGPTLDATEFQTNSPKIRKVESLDPQSLLGSLLKQDESVYTQPQEPQLPIDQAFMDSRALTNVACNSWQSSMEPQGPDGDDDGDGPSEVKQKGAVVAMIDALEKMARDGDLCEALQGLDVDTAELMEWESALLRLSQESNGTGGGDTSPELDDIMTNDIFSYVEEALFKESSEGSGNQPNCSIMVNNNPNLNLFTEVFNNNNQDGPFTGMVSPTGVGQCKPGLLDSRSFIHNGSPVNSLNGQVTGNGPDGLAGQNQEGPHQVFNSTQRLSHFGPQIPQMDLNIPTLQQLQLNDIFAPSLELPELSIPHSSGQNGAVTFCTNMAGSCAQAPNNHMGSPQGITGQVHSNQPPPQFFTHNGLPATMAPNGPQQISVPQSNHVAPSLVDGWASMIPSNAFVSPQIESSNLNLSNPLPTACLQGNSAPFQSLKIQRVQQWPQNQQQLPPPASTIQNGIMANGHTFIPDCHSQDTETQRVPLTGLWPQNPNRLYHQTQHGVLANGQPAPTSSCMFENISPPLPNGNSHVDGTRLAPTLSVCQSRMVDPQDQSPPQGSCYFQWGPSEPVVGTSAVIQDSASTSPPSRPLVANITTPEGLLAMQQYLAGCSGVGQTQIPSLPVIDSNGIFSLPPLVNGSMCFTEHNQINYCNF from the exons cGACCATGAAGAAAAGCAGTGTCCTGTTTCCCAGTGGGAATGGGCTGAACATTAATGGGATGGAAGCCACAACCTTCTCCAAGGGGGACCTACTACTCcag GCTCTGAATGGCTTTGTGCTGGTGGTCACAGCTGAAGGACATGTGTTCTATGCCTCTCCTACTATCCAAGACTACCTGGGCTTCCATCAG tcagaCGTGGTTCACCAGAGTGTGTTTGAGCTGATCCACACAGACGACAGAGCCATGTTCAGAAGACAGCTTCACTTTGCCCTCAACCCCAAGCCCTTTGACCCAGAGCAGGGAGGAGACG GCATGGCAAGCAGCAGTGACATCACCAGGAACATTGTGACCTATAACCCTGAGCAGCTCCCCCCAGAGAACTCCTCCTTCCTGGAGAGGAACTTTGTGTGTCGCTTCCGCTGCCTCCTGGACAACTCCTCTGGCTTCCTG GCTCTGAACTTCCAGGGGCGTCTCAAGTTCCTCCATGCCCAGAGCATGCTGGGGGATGACGGGACACGCAGCCAGCCCAACCTGGGCCTGTTCACCATCGCCACCCCTGTCCAAAACCCGTCCATTTTGGAGATCAGAACTAAGACAATCTTCTTCCAGACCAAACACAAGCTCGACTTCACCCCCATGGGTGTTGATGCCAG GGGGAAGGTTGTCCTGGGCTACTCAGAGATGGAGTTGTGTATGAGAGGCTCTGGTTATCAGTTCATCCATGCAGCTGATATGATGTACTGCGCAGACAACCATGTCAGAA TGATTAAGACAGGAGAGAGTGGTCTGACTACGTTCAGACTGCTTCAGAAGACTGGGTGCTGGGTCTGGGTCCAGGCCAATGCCAGGCTCGTCTACAAAGGAGGAAGACCTGACTTCATCATCGCACGCCAGAGAGCTTTGCT TAATTCCGAGGGAGAGGAGCATTTACACCAGAGGAAGATGCAGCTGCCCTTCAGCTTCACCACCGGGGAGGCCCTGCTGTACGAGACCGGCCCCACTCTGGATGCCACTGAGTTCCAAACCAACTCCCCCAAAATCCGCAAGGTGGAGTCTCTGGACCCCCAGTCTCTGCTGGGCTCCTTACTGAAGCAAGATGAGTCCGTCTACACTCAGCCCCAGGAGCCTCAGCTACCCATAGACCAGGCATTCATGGACAGCCGAGCGCTCACCAATGTGGCCTGTAACTCCTGGCAGAGTAGCATGGAGCCCCAGGGGCCGGACGGGGATGATGATGGTGACGGCCCCAGTGAAGTGAAGCAGAAGGGGGCGGTGGTGGCCATGATAGACGCCCTGGAGAAGATGGCACGAGATGGGGACCTGTGTGAGGCGCTGCAGGGGCTGGACGTGGACACGGCCGAGCTGATGGAGTGGGAGAGTGCCCTCCTCAGGCTGAGCCAGGAATCCAACGGGACTGGGGGCGGGGATACCTCCCCGGAGCTGGATGACATCATGACCAATGACATCTTCTCTTACGTGGAGGAAGCCTTGTTCAAGGAGAGCAGCGAGGGGAGCGGTAACCAGCCCAACTGCTCCATTATGGTCAACAacaaccctaacctaaacctgtTCACAGAGGTgtttaacaacaacaaccaggatgGACCATTCACAGGAATGGTCAGCCCTACAGGTGTAGGACAGTGCAAGCCCGGGTTGCTTGACAGCCGCAGCTTTATCCATAATGGCTCCCCAGTGAACAGTCTAAATGGTCAGGTAACAGGCAATGGACCAGATGGTTTGGCAGGACAGAACCAGGAAGGCCCACACCAGGTGTTCAACAGCACCCAGAGGCTCTCCCACTTTGGCCCCCAGATCCCTCAGATGGACCTGAACATCCCCACCCTGCAGCAGCTACAGCTCAATGACATCTTCGCCCCCTCTCTGGAGCTCCCTGAGCTCAGTATCCCACACAGCTCAGGCCAGAACGGGGCTGTTACATTTTGCACCAACATGGCTGGATCCTGTGCTCAGGCACCAAACAACCACATGGGAAGCCCTCAGGGTATCACTGGCCAGGTCCACTCTAACCAGCCACCTCCACAGTTTTTCACTCATAATGGCTTGCCAGCTACAATGGCACCAAACGGACCACAACAGATCTCTGTTCCACAGTCCAACCATGTAGCACCTAGTCTGGTGGATGGCTGGGCATCCATGATTCCCAGTAATGCCTTTGTTTCACCCCAGATTGAATCTAGCAATCTCAATCTATCTAATCCCCTTCCGACTGCTTGCCTTCAGGGAAACAGTGCACCATTTCAGTCACTCAAAATCCAGAGAGTTCAGCAGTGGCCCCAGAACCAGCAGCAGCTGCCACCCCCAGCCAGCACAATACAGAATGGAATAATGGCAAATGGACACACATTCATCCCTGACTGTCACAGTCAAGACACAGAGACGCAAAGAGTCCCTCTCACAGGCCTTTGGCCACAGAACCCCAACAGACTGTACCACCAAACTCAGCATGGGGTATTGGCCAATGGCCAGCCTGCTCCAACCAGTAGCTGCATGTTTGAGAACATCTCACCCCCCCTACCTAATGGAAATAGCCACGTGGATGGCACCAGGCTGGCCCCCACGTTGTCTGTATGCCAGAGTAGGATGGTGGACCCCCAGGACCAGAGTCCTCCACAGGGCTCTTGCTACTTCCAGTGGGGCCCCAGTGAGCCGGTGGTTGGCACGTCAGCTGTCATCCAGGACAGCGCCAGCACCAGCCCCCCGTCTCGCCCGCTGGTGGCCAACATAACCACCCCTGAGGGCCTACTGGCCATGCAGCAGTACCTGGCTGGATGCAGCGGAGTCGGACAGACACAG ATTCCAAGCCTCCCTGTCATAGACAGCAATGGAATATTCTCTTTACCACCCCTTGTAAATGGATCCATGTGCTTTACAGAGCACAACCAAATCAACTATTGCAACTTCTAA